A genomic window from Candidatus Pelagisphaera phototrophica includes:
- a CDS encoding spermidine synthase, whose protein sequence is MKPRIKLADTKTADGGTLSLFEQDGDYSISFDGQELMHSRLNASEKLLGELGLARLKMQSSERVLVGGLGLGFTLQRVLTTIRKDSQIDLVELLPDVIDWNRNYLFKLNGYLLKDARVKAIAQDVIQTIRDAEPEKYDAIILDVDNGPIAMVSPGNESLYSQAGLSGLFRALRPRGRVVVWSAGPDKGFEKRLKRAGFEMTSVPAKSHVSAKRTAYLIYVADKN, encoded by the coding sequence GTGAAACCGAGAATCAAACTAGCAGATACCAAAACCGCTGATGGAGGGACTTTGTCTCTGTTTGAGCAGGATGGGGACTACTCTATCAGCTTTGATGGCCAAGAACTCATGCACTCTCGCCTGAACGCCTCCGAGAAACTGCTGGGAGAGCTCGGTCTCGCTCGACTTAAAATGCAATCGAGCGAACGCGTTCTCGTAGGTGGACTGGGACTGGGATTCACACTTCAACGCGTCTTAACCACCATCCGTAAGGATTCCCAAATAGATCTCGTGGAACTCTTACCCGATGTCATCGATTGGAACCGCAACTACCTTTTCAAACTCAACGGCTACTTGCTCAAAGACGCCAGGGTTAAAGCGATCGCTCAAGATGTGATCCAGACGATTCGAGATGCCGAGCCCGAAAAGTACGATGCAATCATCCTGGACGTCGACAACGGACCCATCGCTATGGTCTCGCCCGGAAATGAATCCCTCTATTCCCAAGCAGGATTATCAGGGCTTTTTCGAGCCCTTCGACCTAGAGGACGAGTGGTCGTGTGGTCCGCCGGGCCGGATAAGGGATTCGAAAAGCGCCTCAAACGAGCGGGTTTCGAAATGACGTCAGTTCCGGCAAAGTCACATGTTTCCGCAAAGCGCACTGCCTACCTGATCTACGTAGCAGACAAAAACTAG
- a CDS encoding class I SAM-dependent methyltransferase, producing the protein MSSHKPTNTPIWKRIQDRLGVKVSKKGAKLIDDNGLPIPGAELRQAVAGNADLKWFIDGGKLGVKTIVSVLGKQGFEFGLLESVLDFGCGCGRVLRHLGQYENVHLYGTDISRPGIAWCDADLNFAMFGTNRLYPPTRYRSSSFDFIYAFSVFTHLTQELQTLWMTEMRRLLKPDGLLLITVHGDHYLNHLSETEKAAFYNGRLVIKGGESVGSNHCAAFHPQKFVADYLAPETGFKVVDFIPEGALGNPKQDAYLFAADA; encoded by the coding sequence GTGAGTTCACACAAACCAACGAATACTCCTATCTGGAAACGAATCCAGGATCGACTCGGCGTAAAGGTTTCCAAAAAAGGGGCCAAGCTGATCGACGATAACGGCTTGCCGATTCCAGGCGCTGAATTAAGACAAGCTGTCGCCGGCAACGCTGACCTAAAATGGTTTATAGACGGGGGAAAACTGGGGGTAAAAACAATTGTTTCTGTCTTGGGTAAGCAAGGATTTGAGTTTGGTTTACTAGAATCAGTATTGGACTTTGGCTGTGGCTGCGGAAGAGTTCTTCGGCACTTGGGTCAATATGAAAACGTCCACTTGTACGGTACGGATATCAGTAGACCCGGCATCGCTTGGTGTGATGCTGATTTGAACTTCGCCATGTTCGGCACGAATCGTCTTTACCCCCCCACCCGATACCGTTCCTCATCCTTTGACTTCATCTACGCTTTTTCCGTATTCACGCATTTGACACAGGAACTCCAGACACTTTGGATGACTGAAATGCGTCGTCTCCTCAAGCCCGACGGCCTTTTACTGATCACGGTTCATGGAGACCACTATCTAAACCACCTTTCTGAAACAGAAAAGGCGGCGTTTTATAACGGTAGATTGGTTATCAAAGGAGGTGAATCCGTAGGCTCCAATCATTGCGCAGCCTTTCACCCGCAGAAATTCGTTGCCGATTATCTCGCTCCCGAAACCGGCTTTAAAGTGGTGGATTTCATTCCTGAGGGCGCGTTGGGAAACCCGAAGCAAGACGCCTATCTCTTTGCGGCCGATGCCTAG